From Streptomyces sp. NBC_00775, one genomic window encodes:
- a CDS encoding glycoside hydrolase family 48 protein has protein sequence MRPSPRKRHRRTARRLWTAVVAALALPLATLATGSTPAQAATVQCSVDYKTNDWGSGFTTDVTITNRGSDAISGWTLTYDYTGNQTLTNGWNGTWSQSGKTVTVKNASWNGTIAAGAAVTAGGQFTYSGTNTAPASFAVNGTTCTGAHQPPVTVLTSPTAGAIYTQGDAIPLAATAAAADSATISKVEFYDDTTLLGTDTSSPYTLSVNSLTVGSHSLVAKAYDSLGASANSTPVGITVASGPAVVASPTQLGVQQGKTGTFDLKLSTQPSANVTVSTARTDGNTGLSVTGGSSLTFTPSNWNTAQTVTLTADASGTGSATFTASATGFTKATVTVTELAASKAYDARFLDLYGKITNPANGYFSPEGIPYHSVETLIVEAPDQGHETTSEAYSYLIWLQAMYGKVTGDWSKFNAAWTTMETYMIPTHADQPTNSFYNASKPATYAPELDTPNEYPAKLDTSVSVGSDPIAGELKSAYGTDDVYGMHWLQDVDNTYGYGNSPGKCEAGPTDTGPSYINTFQRGAQESVWETVPQPTCDSFKYGGTNGYLDLFTGDSSYAKQWKYTDAPDADARAVQAAYWADVWAKAQGKGSDVSTTVGKAAKMGDYLRYAMYDKYFKKIGNCVGPSTCAAGTGKDASSYLLSWYYAWGGANDTSAGWAWRIGSSHVHGGYQNPLAAYALSTNADLKPKSSTGAADWGTSLTRQLEFYRWLQSDEGAIAGGATNSWAGRYATPPTGTPTFYGMYYDQQPVYHDPPSNQWFGFQAWSMERVAEYYQQTGNVSAKAVLDKWVSWALSKTTINPDGTYQIPSTLQWSGAPDTWNASSPGANSGLHVTVADYTNDVGVAAAYAKTLSYYAAKSGNAQAKTTAKALLDGMWGNYQDGLGIAVPETRADYNRFDDSVYVPSGWTGTMPNGDTINSSSTFTSLRSFYKNDPAWSKIESYLAGGAAPSFTYHRFWAQADIALAMGSYAELLE, from the coding sequence ATGCGCCCCAGCCCCAGAAAGAGACACCGCCGCACCGCGCGGCGGCTGTGGACCGCCGTCGTGGCGGCCCTCGCACTCCCCCTGGCGACACTGGCAACCGGTTCAACTCCCGCACAGGCAGCGACAGTTCAGTGCAGCGTCGACTACAAGACCAATGACTGGGGCTCCGGCTTCACCACCGACGTCACGATCACCAACCGGGGTAGCGACGCGATCAGCGGCTGGACCCTGACGTACGACTACACGGGCAACCAGACCCTCACCAACGGCTGGAACGGCACCTGGTCCCAGTCCGGCAAGACGGTCACCGTGAAGAACGCGTCCTGGAACGGGACGATCGCCGCCGGGGCCGCCGTCACCGCCGGCGGCCAGTTCACGTACAGCGGCACCAACACCGCGCCGGCGTCCTTCGCGGTCAACGGCACCACCTGCACCGGCGCGCACCAGCCGCCGGTCACCGTGCTGACCAGCCCGACCGCGGGCGCGATCTACACCCAGGGCGACGCGATCCCGCTGGCCGCGACGGCCGCCGCCGCCGACAGCGCGACCATCAGCAAGGTCGAGTTCTACGACGACACGACGCTGCTGGGCACGGACACCAGCTCCCCGTACACGCTCTCGGTCAACAGCCTGACCGTGGGCAGTCATTCGCTGGTGGCGAAGGCGTACGACAGCCTGGGCGCGTCCGCGAACTCCACACCGGTCGGCATCACGGTCGCCTCGGGTCCCGCCGTGGTGGCCTCGCCGACCCAACTCGGCGTCCAACAGGGCAAGACGGGGACCTTCGACCTGAAGCTGTCGACGCAGCCTTCGGCGAACGTGACGGTGTCGACCGCTCGCACGGACGGCAACACGGGTCTGTCCGTCACGGGCGGCTCCTCGCTCACCTTCACCCCGTCCAACTGGAACACGGCGCAGACGGTGACCCTCACCGCCGACGCCTCCGGCACCGGATCGGCGACCTTCACGGCCTCCGCGACCGGTTTCACCAAGGCCACGGTCACCGTGACGGAGCTGGCCGCGTCGAAGGCGTACGACGCCCGTTTCCTGGACCTCTACGGCAAGATCACCAACCCGGCGAACGGCTACTTCTCCCCCGAGGGCATCCCCTACCACTCGGTGGAGACACTGATCGTCGAGGCGCCCGACCAGGGTCATGAGACGACGTCGGAGGCGTACAGCTATCTGATCTGGCTGCAGGCGATGTACGGGAAGGTCACCGGCGACTGGTCGAAGTTCAACGCCGCGTGGACGACCATGGAGACGTACATGATCCCCACCCACGCCGACCAGCCGACGAACTCCTTCTACAACGCCTCCAAGCCGGCTACCTACGCGCCCGAGCTGGACACTCCGAACGAGTACCCGGCGAAGCTCGACACGAGTGTCTCCGTCGGCTCGGACCCGATCGCGGGTGAGCTGAAGAGTGCGTACGGCACGGACGACGTGTACGGCATGCACTGGCTCCAGGACGTCGACAACACGTATGGGTACGGCAACTCCCCGGGCAAGTGCGAGGCGGGTCCGACCGACACCGGCCCCTCGTACATCAACACCTTCCAGCGCGGCGCGCAGGAGTCGGTGTGGGAGACGGTTCCGCAGCCGACCTGTGACTCCTTCAAGTACGGCGGAACGAACGGGTACTTGGACCTCTTCACCGGGGACTCCTCGTACGCCAAGCAGTGGAAGTACACCGACGCTCCCGACGCCGACGCGCGGGCCGTGCAGGCCGCGTACTGGGCCGACGTCTGGGCCAAGGCCCAGGGCAAGGGCAGCGATGTGTCCACGACCGTCGGCAAGGCGGCGAAGATGGGCGACTATCTGCGCTACGCCATGTACGACAAGTACTTCAAGAAAATAGGCAACTGCGTCGGCCCGTCGACCTGCGCGGCCGGCACCGGCAAGGACGCCTCCTCCTATCTGCTCTCCTGGTACTACGCCTGGGGCGGCGCCAACGACACCTCGGCGGGCTGGGCCTGGCGCATCGGATCCAGCCACGTCCACGGCGGCTACCAGAACCCCCTGGCGGCGTACGCGCTCAGCACGAACGCCGATCTGAAGCCCAAGTCCTCGACAGGGGCGGCGGACTGGGGAACCTCCCTCACCCGGCAGCTGGAGTTCTACCGCTGGCTCCAGTCGGACGAGGGCGCCATCGCGGGCGGTGCCACCAACAGCTGGGCGGGCCGTTACGCGACGCCGCCCACCGGGACGCCGACCTTCTACGGCATGTACTACGACCAGCAGCCGGTGTACCACGACCCGCCGTCCAACCAGTGGTTCGGCTTCCAGGCGTGGTCCATGGAGCGGGTCGCCGAGTACTACCAGCAGACGGGGAACGTGAGCGCGAAGGCGGTCCTCGACAAGTGGGTCTCCTGGGCGCTGTCCAAGACCACGATCAACCCGGACGGCACCTACCAGATCCCCTCCACCCTCCAGTGGTCCGGCGCGCCCGACACCTGGAACGCGTCAAGTCCCGGCGCCAACAGCGGACTTCACGTGACCGTCGCCGACTACACGAACGACGTCGGTGTGGCGGCCGCGTACGCGAAGACCCTGTCGTACTACGCCGCCAAGTCCGGCAACGCGCAGGCGAAGACGACGGCGAAGGCACTGCTCGACGGCATGTGGGGCAACTACCAGGACGGTCTCGGTATCGCCGTCCCGGAGACCCGCGCCGACTACAACCGCTTCGACGACAGCGTGTACGTGCCGAGCGGCTGGACCGGCACGATGCCGAACGGCGACACGATCAACTCCTCCTCGACCTTCACCTCGCTCCGGTCCTTCTACAAGAACGACCCGGCCTGGTCGAAGATCGAGAGCTATCTGGCGGGCGGGGCCGCGCCCTCCTTCACGTACCACCGGTTCTGGGCCCAGGCGGACATCGCCCTGGCCATGGGCTCGTACGCGGAGCTTCTCGAATAG